A genomic window from Mycobacteriales bacterium includes:
- a CDS encoding wax ester/triacylglycerol synthase family O-acyltransferase: protein MQRLGGMDATFLYFETSTMHMHVLGLMLIDPSTMPQGYSFDRLHGYIDKRMGLVPGFRRKLATVPFNLSRPYWVEDPDFDLDYHLRRIAVPAPGGHHELADLVGAIASRPLDRSRPLWEFWVVEGLASGEIAIISKVHHSTIDGVTGANMMAELFDLEPDPPDRDVPDSWEPERRPGDVELFARALYDVVGRPVGVARLLPGTLIGVGKLLVGRARRDAPGMPAPFTAPRTAFNATVTAHRNVAFTNVSLADVKLVKDAFGVKVNDVVVAICSGALRRYLEARGELPDRSLIAAIPVSVHATEGDREGTTKVSVMFTTLASDIPDPGERLRAIAETNEGAKADHEMVGAQLLQDWAEHAAPNTFSLAARVYSSLRIADRHPVVHNLIISNVPGPPIPLFFGGGRLTGMYPLGPVMDGAGLNVTVLSNQDRLGFGMISCRELMPQLWDLVDAVPAALAELVRAADELPGGRSAATPRKARATPRQGRPA from the coding sequence ATGCAGCGGCTCGGTGGGATGGACGCGACCTTTCTCTACTTCGAGACGTCCACGATGCATATGCACGTGCTGGGGTTGATGCTCATCGATCCTTCGACCATGCCGCAGGGCTATTCCTTCGACCGGCTACACGGCTACATCGATAAGCGGATGGGCCTGGTGCCGGGCTTCCGGCGCAAACTTGCGACCGTCCCGTTCAACCTGTCCCGCCCCTACTGGGTCGAGGACCCCGACTTCGATCTCGACTACCACCTGCGCCGGATCGCCGTGCCGGCCCCCGGTGGTCACCATGAGCTCGCGGACTTGGTCGGGGCCATCGCCAGCCGCCCCCTGGACCGGTCCCGCCCGCTCTGGGAGTTCTGGGTGGTCGAGGGGCTGGCCAGCGGAGAGATCGCCATCATCAGCAAGGTTCACCACAGCACGATCGACGGTGTCACGGGCGCCAACATGATGGCCGAACTGTTCGATCTCGAGCCCGACCCGCCGGACCGGGACGTTCCGGACAGTTGGGAGCCGGAGCGCCGCCCTGGTGACGTCGAACTGTTCGCCCGTGCCCTCTACGACGTCGTTGGCCGTCCGGTCGGCGTCGCGAGGTTGCTCCCCGGCACGCTGATCGGCGTCGGCAAGCTGCTGGTCGGTCGCGCACGACGAGACGCTCCGGGGATGCCGGCACCGTTCACGGCGCCACGCACGGCGTTCAACGCTACGGTGACGGCCCACCGCAACGTCGCGTTCACGAACGTCAGCCTGGCTGATGTCAAACTTGTGAAGGACGCGTTCGGCGTGAAGGTCAACGATGTCGTCGTGGCGATCTGCTCCGGCGCCCTGCGCCGCTACCTCGAGGCGCGTGGCGAGCTACCCGACCGCTCGCTGATCGCGGCGATCCCGGTGTCCGTGCACGCCACCGAGGGCGACCGCGAGGGCACGACGAAGGTCTCGGTGATGTTCACGACCTTGGCCAGCGACATACCTGATCCTGGCGAGCGGCTGCGCGCGATCGCGGAGACGAACGAGGGAGCCAAAGCGGACCACGAGATGGTCGGGGCGCAGCTACTCCAGGACTGGGCCGAGCACGCCGCGCCCAACACCTTCTCGCTGGCCGCCCGGGTCTACTCCAGCCTGCGGATCGCGGACCGGCATCCGGTCGTGCACAACCTGATCATCTCGAACGTCCCGGGCCCCCCCATCCCCCTGTTCTTCGGTGGCGGCCGGCTCACCGGCATGTACCCGCTCGGCCCGGTTATGGACGGCGCCGGCCTCAACGTCACCGTGCTGTCGAATCAGGACCGGCTCGGCTTCGGCATGATCTCCTGCCGCGAGCTGATGCCCCAGCTGTGGGATCTCGTCGACGCCGTGCCCGCAGCCCTCGCGGAGCTCGTGCGGGCAGCCGACGAGTTGCCCGGGGGTCGGTCCGCAGCGACGCCGAGAAAAGCTCGGGCGACTCCGCGTCAGGGCCGTCCGGCCTGA
- a CDS encoding alpha/beta hydrolase, with protein MGRSFQRLSTTGVLLTANALRPMGGANPLSIPSFFAGWLTSELAPHLLALTGLGTAVHLTHSGLGDRRDRLALGMNAAAAVGLGGLIVQSQHSHRVLERALTDDLGDDYVARLDPAPDRTDLATPWRQIARPFTMKQEDVRRVADLDYWGDGHPRHRLDVYLPRRGGTGLPVLLQIHGGAWVIGRKDQQGLPLMTHLAARGWVCVAPNYRLSPRAHWPEHLIDLKRSLAWIRDNIASYGGDPDFVAVTGGSAGGHLAAMLALTPNQPNLQPGFEAADTTVQACIPHYGVYDLAATTGTRAAELRRDRFLARVVIRRDPRHDREVYEQASPLFLAGPDAPPFFVVHGRHDSLVPVAETRAFVERLRTVSTSPVVYAELPGAQHAFDVFPSIRSAHVVRAVERFLRWVHNRPPDSSP; from the coding sequence ATGGGCCGAAGCTTCCAGCGTTTGTCGACCACGGGCGTCCTGCTGACCGCCAATGCGCTGCGCCCCATGGGCGGCGCTAACCCGCTCTCGATCCCGAGCTTCTTCGCCGGGTGGCTCACATCGGAACTCGCCCCCCACCTGCTCGCCCTGACCGGCCTCGGCACAGCGGTGCACCTGACGCATTCCGGGCTCGGCGACAGGCGCGATCGGCTCGCGCTCGGCATGAACGCCGCCGCGGCAGTGGGGCTTGGCGGACTGATCGTGCAGAGCCAGCACTCCCATCGGGTACTCGAGCGGGCGCTCACCGACGACCTGGGGGACGACTATGTGGCCCGGCTCGATCCAGCGCCGGACCGCACCGACCTGGCCACTCCATGGCGCCAGATCGCCAGGCCCTTCACGATGAAACAGGAGGACGTGCGCCGGGTCGCGGACCTCGACTACTGGGGTGACGGCCATCCCCGCCACCGGCTCGACGTCTACCTGCCCCGGCGCGGCGGTACCGGGTTGCCGGTCCTGCTACAGATCCACGGGGGTGCCTGGGTTATCGGTCGAAAGGACCAGCAAGGCCTGCCCCTGATGACGCACCTGGCTGCGCGTGGCTGGGTCTGTGTCGCACCTAACTACCGGCTTTCACCGCGCGCCCACTGGCCGGAGCATCTGATCGACCTCAAGCGCAGCCTCGCCTGGATTCGGGACAACATCGCCAGCTACGGGGGCGACCCGGATTTCGTCGCGGTCACCGGAGGTTCGGCCGGCGGCCATCTGGCTGCGATGTTGGCGCTGACCCCGAACCAACCGAACCTCCAGCCGGGCTTCGAGGCGGCCGACACGACGGTCCAGGCCTGTATCCCGCACTACGGCGTCTACGACCTCGCCGCCACGACCGGGACAAGGGCCGCCGAACTTCGAAGGGACCGGTTCCTCGCGCGCGTGGTCATCCGCCGCGACCCCCGCCACGACCGCGAGGTGTACGAGCAGGCCTCCCCCCTTTTCCTGGCCGGCCCGGATGCCCCACCGTTCTTCGTCGTGCACGGGCGACACGACTCGCTCGTCCCGGTCGCGGAGACCCGGGCCTTCGTCGAGCGGCTGCGCACCGTCTCCACATCCCCGGTGGTCTATGCGGAGTTGCCCGGCGCACAGCACGCCTTCGACGTGTTTCCGTCGATCCGCAGCGCCCATGTGGTGCGCGCCGTCGAGCGGTTCCTGCGCTGGGTGCACAACCGACCCCCGGACTCGTCGCCCTAG
- a CDS encoding TetR family transcriptional regulator, with product MSTAATAEVPASQQARRERILDAAVELATEGGYNAVQMREVADRAGVALGTLYRYFPSKVNLLVAAMGRTLGQLRDSAARGNDDPNLAPGERVYRVVAAVTRFLARNRRLSGAMLRALMSADASAAVDVDAVGATLVSIIASAGGEEGAASPGRDTLVAHVIGKVWLADVLALLSGRMTVAAVLKDLEHTIDLVMR from the coding sequence GTGAGCACGGCGGCCACCGCCGAGGTCCCGGCCTCGCAGCAGGCCAGGCGGGAGCGGATCCTCGACGCCGCCGTCGAACTGGCCACCGAGGGTGGCTACAACGCCGTGCAGATGCGGGAGGTGGCCGACCGGGCGGGGGTGGCCCTCGGGACGCTTTACCGCTACTTCCCGTCCAAGGTGAACCTGCTGGTGGCCGCGATGGGCCGGACCCTGGGACAGCTGCGCGACAGCGCCGCGCGAGGCAATGACGACCCGAACCTCGCCCCAGGAGAGCGGGTCTACCGGGTAGTTGCGGCCGTCACCCGCTTCCTCGCCCGCAACCGCCGGCTCTCCGGGGCCATGCTCCGGGCTTTGATGTCGGCCGACGCGTCGGCCGCCGTCGACGTCGACGCGGTCGGCGCGACACTGGTGTCGATCATCGCGTCCGCGGGCGGCGAGGAGGGCGCCGCGAGCCCCGGGCGGGACACGCTCGTTGCCCACGTCATCGGCAAGGTGTGGCTGGCTGACGTCCTCGCGCTGCTGTCCGGTCGGATGACCGTGGCGGCGGTGCTCAAAGACCTGGAGCACACGATCGATCTCGTAATGCGCTAG
- a CDS encoding acyl-CoA synthetase, with translation MEFNLADIFESVVDVVGEREALVCGDRRLSYAQLDARANRLAHHLIAAGIRPGEHVGVQLYNGPEYVETMIACLKVRAVPINVNYRYVEDELAHLFTDADLVALVHDVEFSARVRAVAPSVATLRQMLEVGSSRADGYEPALAAQSERRDFPARSGDDLYVIYTGGTTGMPKGVMWRQEDIFFAGMGGGEPVGTPVSRAEEVAERASGRGRLVMFPVAPLMHGAAQLATWIGFLQAATVVLVRKYDPVDVLRTIERERANSLSIVGDAMARPLVEALAGPLAGTDVSSVLVVSSAGAILSESVRSRLQQLMPTTLLLDNFGASETGFQGTGTAGSSPDTGLRFALNERTAVLDDQLRRVLPGSGVIGRVAQRHRVPLGYYKDPVKTAESFVTIDDERWVLLGDMATVEADGTIAVLGRGAVCVNTGGEKVYPEEVEAVLKGHPAVYDVVVAGIPDLRYGQRVAAVVELRPDTPAPSLADLEDYCRTRLARYKLPRAVVFVDRIRRSPSGKADYPWASRVARDGSTAGVG, from the coding sequence GTGGAGTTCAACCTAGCCGACATCTTCGAGAGCGTTGTCGACGTCGTCGGGGAACGCGAGGCACTTGTCTGCGGGGACCGTCGACTGAGCTATGCCCAACTCGATGCGCGAGCGAACCGGCTCGCGCATCATCTCATCGCCGCTGGCATTCGACCCGGCGAGCATGTCGGGGTTCAGCTCTACAATGGACCCGAATACGTCGAGACGATGATCGCTTGCCTGAAGGTTCGTGCTGTTCCAATCAACGTCAACTATCGGTACGTGGAAGACGAGCTGGCCCACCTGTTCACGGATGCGGACCTGGTCGCGTTGGTGCACGACGTGGAGTTCTCCGCCCGGGTGCGGGCGGTCGCCCCGAGCGTCGCGACGTTGCGCCAGATGCTGGAGGTCGGCTCCAGCAGGGCAGATGGCTACGAGCCGGCGCTGGCAGCACAGTCCGAGCGACGGGACTTCCCGGCCAGATCGGGTGACGACCTTTACGTCATCTACACCGGGGGGACCACCGGAATGCCCAAGGGCGTCATGTGGCGCCAGGAGGACATCTTTTTCGCAGGCATGGGCGGTGGCGAGCCGGTGGGCACCCCGGTGAGCCGAGCGGAGGAGGTTGCGGAACGGGCCTCTGGTCGGGGTCGGTTGGTGATGTTCCCGGTCGCACCACTGATGCACGGAGCGGCCCAGCTGGCCACCTGGATCGGATTCCTGCAGGCCGCCACCGTGGTTCTAGTCCGTAAGTACGACCCCGTCGACGTGCTGCGGACCATCGAACGGGAGCGGGCGAACTCGCTTTCCATCGTCGGCGATGCGATGGCCCGCCCGTTGGTCGAGGCTCTCGCCGGACCGCTGGCCGGTACCGACGTGTCCTCCGTTCTGGTGGTGAGCTCTGCCGGTGCGATCCTGTCGGAATCGGTCCGCTCCCGACTCCAGCAGCTCATGCCGACCACCCTGCTCCTCGACAACTTCGGGGCCTCCGAAACCGGTTTCCAGGGCACGGGAACCGCCGGCTCCAGTCCGGACACCGGCCTGCGTTTCGCGTTGAACGAACGGACCGCCGTGCTCGACGACCAACTGCGCCGGGTGCTTCCCGGCTCCGGGGTGATCGGGCGGGTAGCCCAGCGGCATCGGGTTCCGCTGGGCTACTACAAGGATCCGGTCAAGACCGCCGAGAGCTTCGTCACCATCGATGACGAGCGATGGGTACTGCTCGGTGACATGGCCACCGTGGAGGCTGACGGCACGATCGCGGTGCTCGGCCGAGGTGCGGTGTGCGTCAATACCGGCGGCGAAAAGGTATACCCGGAGGAGGTCGAGGCCGTCCTCAAGGGCCATCCGGCCGTGTATGACGTCGTGGTCGCCGGGATCCCCGACCTGCGATACGGCCAGCGGGTTGCGGCCGTGGTCGAGCTCCGTCCAGACACGCCGGCGCCGAGCCTGGCCGATCTCGAGGACTACTGCCGCACCCGGTTGGCCAGGTACAAGCTGCCCCGGGCGGTCGTGTTCGTCGACCGGATTCGCCGATCGCCGAGTGGCAAGGCGGACTATCCCTGGGCCAGCCGGGTTGCCCGGGACGGCTCGACGGCCGGTGTCGGGTGA
- a CDS encoding acyl-CoA dehydrogenase family protein, with protein MDLGISEDQQAIQELARRILLDRVTHEHLAGLESASWSVFDRHLWGQLAAAGLTGIAIPEEHGGAGRSFLELAVVLEEVGRAVAPVPAVATLALGAMPIARFGSAELAARLLPGVADGSLILTAALAEPGEIDPLVPSTTAARSGAGWTLNGEKAFVPYGDLADWIVVSATAAGSGPALFVVPRTAVGLRFTELHTTNREPQASLELQGVEVPDADVLAGPLVGQDALRLLVLHGTAALCCVAAGVCQRALEMTAEYTAKREQFGKPIASFQAVGQRAADAYIDTQIVRLTAVQAAWRLSVGWPAADEVAVAKFWAGDGGSRVVHAAQHLHGGLGVDLDYPLHRYFLWIKQIEHELGSPTRQLATLGAALAAAPV; from the coding sequence GTGGATCTCGGGATCAGCGAAGACCAGCAGGCCATCCAGGAGTTGGCTCGCAGGATTCTTCTCGATCGGGTCACCCATGAACATCTCGCGGGCCTCGAGTCGGCCAGCTGGTCGGTCTTCGACCGGCACCTGTGGGGACAACTGGCCGCCGCCGGCCTGACCGGCATTGCGATTCCCGAGGAGCACGGTGGGGCCGGCCGGAGCTTCCTCGAGCTGGCGGTCGTGCTCGAGGAGGTAGGTCGGGCAGTCGCGCCGGTGCCGGCGGTCGCGACGCTCGCACTCGGCGCGATGCCGATCGCCCGGTTCGGATCCGCCGAGCTGGCGGCACGTCTGCTGCCCGGCGTTGCCGATGGATCCCTGATCCTCACGGCCGCGCTGGCCGAACCGGGGGAGATCGATCCGCTGGTGCCTTCGACAACCGCGGCTCGCTCCGGTGCCGGGTGGACGCTGAACGGGGAGAAGGCGTTCGTGCCCTACGGCGACTTGGCCGACTGGATCGTCGTGTCGGCGACCGCCGCGGGGTCGGGGCCAGCGCTGTTCGTCGTGCCTCGGACCGCAGTCGGATTGCGGTTCACGGAGCTCCATACCACGAACCGGGAGCCGCAAGCGTCGTTAGAGCTGCAAGGCGTCGAAGTCCCGGATGCGGATGTCTTGGCCGGACCGTTGGTGGGGCAAGACGCGCTTAGACTCCTGGTGCTGCACGGGACGGCTGCGCTGTGCTGCGTCGCGGCCGGGGTGTGCCAGCGAGCGCTGGAGATGACCGCGGAGTACACCGCGAAGCGCGAGCAGTTCGGCAAGCCGATCGCGTCGTTCCAGGCGGTGGGCCAGCGAGCCGCTGACGCCTACATCGACACCCAGATCGTCCGGCTCACGGCGGTCCAAGCGGCGTGGCGGCTCTCGGTGGGCTGGCCGGCGGCCGACGAGGTTGCCGTGGCGAAATTCTGGGCTGGTGACGGCGGATCGCGGGTCGTCCATGCCGCCCAGCACCTGCACGGCGGCCTCGGCGTCGACCTTGACTACCCGCTGCACCGCTACTTTCTGTGGATCAAACAGATCGAGCACGAGCTCGGGTCACCCACCCGCCAGCTGGCCACGCTGGGCGCGGCGCTCGCCGCGGCCCCCGTCTGA
- a CDS encoding acyl-CoA dehydrogenase family protein, with amino-acid sequence MYVAYTEEQLALRDELRAYFGRLVTSDIAEEMAAGEMGGPRVLEAVRQMGRDGWLGVGWPIEYGGRGFGPMEQFVFYDEAQRAGAPVPFLTINTVGPALMQFGTEAMKTELLPRILRGECLFSIGYSEPTAGTDLASLTTRAVRDGDQWVINGQKIFTSLTDHADYIWLACRTDPDAPKHKGISIILVPTGAIGFSYTPIRTIGDASTYATYYEDVHVPVTNTVGEVNQGWTVIVTQLNYERVSLASPAILERAYLETRHWAQETKLADGRRVVDQEWVQIHLARVHARLEALRLLNWKSIWGDVIGKVNPADSSATKVFGTTQFCECYGQLLEVVGAAGILKRGSPGSALHGRLERAYRGTLILTFGGGTNEVQRDLIAIFGLGMPRSLR; translated from the coding sequence ATGTACGTCGCCTACACCGAGGAGCAGCTGGCGCTCCGAGACGAGCTCAGGGCCTACTTCGGTCGACTGGTTACATCAGATATCGCGGAGGAGATGGCCGCGGGCGAGATGGGGGGTCCGCGTGTGCTCGAGGCGGTCCGCCAGATGGGCCGGGACGGGTGGCTAGGCGTTGGTTGGCCCATCGAGTACGGCGGCCGTGGCTTCGGACCCATGGAGCAATTCGTCTTCTACGACGAAGCTCAGCGGGCGGGCGCCCCGGTGCCATTCCTTACCATCAACACGGTCGGGCCCGCACTCATGCAGTTCGGCACCGAGGCGATGAAAACCGAGCTGCTGCCGCGGATCCTCAGGGGCGAATGTCTCTTTTCGATTGGGTACTCGGAGCCCACCGCCGGGACCGACCTGGCTTCGCTCACCACCCGTGCGGTGCGGGACGGGGACCAGTGGGTTATCAACGGCCAGAAGATATTCACCAGCCTCACTGACCATGCCGACTACATCTGGCTGGCCTGCCGGACCGACCCCGATGCCCCTAAGCACAAGGGGATCTCGATCATCCTGGTGCCCACGGGTGCGATCGGGTTCTCGTACACGCCGATCCGCACAATCGGTGACGCGTCGACCTACGCGACGTACTACGAGGACGTCCACGTCCCGGTGACGAATACCGTTGGCGAGGTCAACCAAGGCTGGACCGTGATCGTCACCCAGCTGAACTACGAACGGGTGTCGTTGGCTTCGCCGGCGATCCTCGAACGTGCCTATCTCGAGACACGACACTGGGCGCAGGAGACGAAGCTGGCGGACGGCCGCCGCGTGGTCGATCAGGAATGGGTACAGATCCACCTGGCCCGGGTGCATGCCCGGCTCGAGGCCTTGCGACTGCTCAACTGGAAGTCGATCTGGGGCGATGTAATCGGGAAGGTCAATCCGGCCGACTCGTCGGCGACGAAAGTATTCGGCACCACCCAGTTTTGCGAGTGCTACGGCCAGCTGCTGGAGGTTGTGGGCGCGGCCGGAATCCTGAAGCGCGGCTCGCCTGGGAGTGCCCTGCACGGAAGGCTCGAGCGCGCCTACCGGGGCACGCTCATCCTCACCTTTGGTGGTGGGACCAACGAGGTGCAGCGGGACCTGATCGCCATCTTCGGACTGGGCATGCCCCGGTCGTTGCGCTGA
- a CDS encoding glucose 1-dehydrogenase yields the protein MKLEGRVAIVTGGARGMGAAEVRRLHEEGASVVVADILQDEGNALAAELGDRVRFALLDVTSEDHWSAVVSLAERDFGRLDVLVNNAGILRFAAIEDCSLEEFHLVLEVNLIGTFLGIRAAVPAMRRVGGGSIVNISSTEGLAGTVFCGAYTASKFGVRGLTKVAALEYGKEKIRVNSVHPGGIDTPMTRAVMDEDGRKYVASRVSGLKRMGEAEEVASVVAFLAGDDSSYCTGAEFVVDGGVTASAGF from the coding sequence ATGAAGCTCGAGGGCAGGGTCGCGATCGTTACGGGCGGAGCCCGCGGGATGGGAGCGGCCGAAGTGCGCCGATTGCACGAGGAGGGAGCCAGCGTCGTTGTAGCCGACATTCTTCAGGACGAGGGGAACGCGCTCGCGGCCGAGCTCGGCGACCGGGTGCGGTTCGCCCTACTGGACGTGACGTCGGAGGACCACTGGAGCGCGGTCGTGTCGCTGGCCGAGCGTGATTTCGGTCGGCTGGACGTGTTGGTGAACAACGCGGGAATCCTGCGCTTCGCCGCCATCGAAGACTGCTCCCTGGAGGAATTTCACCTGGTCCTGGAGGTCAACCTGATTGGCACATTCCTCGGAATCCGGGCAGCTGTCCCGGCGATGCGACGGGTGGGCGGTGGCTCCATCGTCAACATCTCTTCGACGGAAGGGCTTGCTGGCACGGTGTTCTGCGGGGCCTACACAGCGAGCAAGTTCGGTGTCCGCGGACTGACCAAGGTGGCCGCACTCGAGTACGGCAAGGAGAAGATCCGGGTCAACTCGGTACACCCAGGTGGGATCGACACCCCGATGACGCGGGCGGTCATGGACGAGGACGGCCGCAAGTACGTCGCGTCGCGCGTGTCGGGACTCAAACGTATGGGTGAGGCCGAGGAGGTGGCGTCTGTCGTGGCCTTCCTCGCCGGTGACGACAGCTCTTACTGCACGGGAGCTGAGTTCGTGGTCGATGGGGGCGTCACGGCCTCCGCGGGGTTCTGA
- a CDS encoding thiolase domain-containing protein codes for MSERVAVVGVGQTKYAAKRQDVSMPGLVREAAVRALDDAGLGWQDIDAVVVGKAPDMFEGVMMPELYLADALGAVGKPMLRVHTAGSVGGSTGVMASHLVAAGTHRRVLAVCFEKQSESNATWALSIRLPFNPGLVTGAGGYFAPIIRSYIRRAGAPEHIGIRVAVKDRLNALKNPYAHLQLPDIDEETVRASPMLWEPLRYLETCPSSDGACAVVLADERTADAAEKPVAWLHGTALRSEPTIGAGRDVVNPHAGRDCANDVYRQAGITDPRREIDCAEIYVPFSWYEPMWLENLGFADEGTGWKLVDDGTTALDGDLPINPSGGVLSSNPIGASGMCRFAEAALQVRGLAGEHQVEGARRALGHAYGGGSQFFAMWVVGSDKP; via the coding sequence GTGAGCGAGCGCGTCGCCGTGGTCGGTGTGGGGCAGACGAAGTACGCCGCCAAACGCCAGGACGTCTCGATGCCGGGGCTGGTCCGCGAAGCCGCGGTCCGGGCGCTCGACGACGCTGGCCTCGGTTGGCAGGACATCGACGCGGTCGTCGTCGGCAAGGCCCCGGACATGTTCGAAGGCGTCATGATGCCGGAGCTTTACCTCGCGGATGCGCTCGGTGCGGTCGGCAAACCGATGCTGCGGGTGCACACGGCTGGAAGTGTCGGTGGCTCGACCGGCGTGATGGCGTCGCACCTGGTGGCCGCCGGCACGCACCGACGGGTCCTCGCAGTCTGCTTCGAGAAACAGTCGGAGAGCAACGCAACATGGGCGCTCTCCATCCGGTTGCCTTTCAACCCGGGGCTGGTCACGGGCGCCGGTGGCTACTTCGCCCCGATCATCCGGTCCTACATTCGTCGGGCCGGTGCTCCGGAACACATCGGAATCCGGGTTGCGGTCAAGGATCGGCTCAATGCCCTGAAGAATCCCTACGCCCATCTCCAGCTGCCGGACATCGACGAGGAGACCGTACGCGCTTCGCCGATGCTGTGGGAGCCGCTCCGCTACCTCGAAACCTGTCCGTCCTCGGATGGGGCCTGCGCGGTCGTCCTGGCCGACGAACGCACTGCCGACGCGGCTGAGAAACCGGTTGCCTGGCTGCATGGCACAGCGCTGCGCAGCGAGCCGACCATCGGGGCGGGTCGCGACGTCGTAAATCCGCACGCTGGGCGTGATTGTGCGAACGATGTGTACCGGCAGGCCGGGATCACCGATCCGCGTCGGGAGATCGACTGTGCGGAGATTTACGTCCCCTTCAGCTGGTACGAGCCGATGTGGCTGGAGAATCTAGGCTTCGCCGACGAAGGAACCGGATGGAAACTCGTCGACGACGGCACCACCGCCCTCGACGGTGATTTGCCGATCAACCCGTCCGGCGGTGTCCTGTCCAGCAACCCGATCGGCGCTTCCGGGATGTGCCGTTTCGCCGAGGCGGCGCTACAGGTCCGTGGCCTTGCCGGGGAGCACCAGGTCGAGGGCGCTCGGCGCGCCCTCGGGCACGCATATGGCGGTGGTTCGCAGTTCTTCGCGATGTGGGTCGTCGGGAGTGACAAGCCATGA
- a CDS encoding lipid-transfer protein has protein sequence MNRPVAIVASASFRCAAEEERNEVEMLIPVIREALDQGGLEQREIGFTVSGSSDYLQGYPFAFVGALDAVGAWPPIRESHVEMDGAFALYEAVQVLQHADLDTALVYAFARPSRGQLDRTLALQLDPYLVAPLWPDARSLAGLQAQAMRDSGRFPAVPDVPPTTVADGATAVILAVGDRARQLTARPAWIRGIDHRIEAPALGGRDLTNSPSARLAAERSGALAGRPDAAWLHTPYPHQELILRAALDLGDTPVDVDSGPVMVAGLTRLAAAAQALATGSARRAIAHATSGPCLQQNLVAVLEVDAA, from the coding sequence ATGAACCGCCCGGTCGCGATTGTGGCGTCCGCGTCGTTCCGCTGCGCGGCGGAGGAGGAACGCAACGAGGTCGAGATGCTCATTCCGGTGATCCGGGAGGCGCTGGACCAGGGGGGCCTGGAACAGCGCGAGATCGGCTTCACGGTGTCCGGGTCCAGTGACTATCTCCAGGGTTACCCATTCGCTTTCGTGGGCGCCCTCGACGCGGTCGGCGCCTGGCCGCCGATCCGCGAGTCGCACGTCGAGATGGACGGCGCATTCGCCCTCTACGAGGCGGTCCAGGTCCTCCAGCACGCAGACCTCGACACCGCGCTGGTCTACGCCTTCGCCCGACCTTCGCGGGGGCAGCTCGACCGAACCCTCGCGCTCCAGCTCGACCCCTATCTCGTTGCACCCCTGTGGCCGGACGCCCGCAGCCTGGCCGGTCTACAGGCGCAGGCGATGCGGGACAGTGGGCGGTTCCCGGCGGTGCCCGACGTGCCACCGACCACCGTCGCGGACGGGGCAACCGCCGTGATCCTCGCGGTCGGCGATCGGGCCCGCCAGCTCACCGCCCGCCCGGCTTGGATCCGCGGCATCGACCATCGGATCGAAGCGCCGGCGCTCGGTGGGCGCGATCTCACCAACTCGCCCTCCGCCCGGCTTGCTGCCGAACGATCCGGTGCCCTGGCCGGGCGACCGGACGCGGCGTGGCTGCACACGCCCTACCCGCACCAGGAACTCATTCTGCGGGCTGCGCTCGACCTGGGGGACACGCCGGTCGACGTGGACTCCGGGCCGGTCATGGTCGCCGGGCTCACCAGGCTCGCCGCCGCGGCGCAGGCGTTGGCTACCGGGAGCGCCCGCCGGGCCATCGCGCACGCCACCAGCGGACCGTGCCTTCAGCAGAACCTCGTCGCCGTTCTCGAGGTGGATGCAGCGTGA
- a CDS encoding Zn-ribbon domain-containing OB-fold protein: protein MSEPVTIVQTPIRLDFTYTPGLAASRFLRSMARGEIVGQRCPRCRKVYVPPRGACSMCGVATEEEVRLLGTGTVTTFAVTLVPSPGLTPPYVTAWIRLDGADITSMFLVQECDPSEVHLGMRVEPVWAPEDEWEPNLGNIRYFRSNGEPDAAYESYREYA from the coding sequence GTGAGTGAGCCGGTGACAATTGTCCAAACGCCGATCCGGCTCGACTTCACCTATACCCCGGGGTTGGCCGCCTCGCGTTTCCTGCGCTCCATGGCGCGCGGCGAAATCGTCGGTCAGCGCTGCCCACGTTGTCGCAAGGTCTACGTGCCACCGCGCGGGGCATGCTCGATGTGCGGGGTGGCCACGGAGGAGGAGGTCCGGCTGTTGGGGACCGGGACGGTGACCACGTTCGCCGTCACCCTGGTGCCCAGCCCCGGGCTCACCCCGCCCTACGTCACGGCCTGGATCCGGCTCGACGGCGCCGACATCACCTCGATGTTCCTCGTTCAGGAGTGCGATCCGTCCGAGGTGCACCTTGGGATGCGGGTCGAACCCGTCTGGGCCCCCGAAGACGAGTGGGAGCCGAACCTCGGCAACATCCGGTATTTCCGGTCGAATGGGGAGCCGGACGCCGCGTACGAGAGCTACCGGGAGTACGCATGA